The DNA region GCTCAGGTCCTGGGTACCATGCTGGCTCCCATTTCCGCTCTGGCTTGCGTCATTAAGCAGATCGCCGAGAAGCAGGGCGCTCCTGCTGAGGCCGCTGAATAATTCAGCCACTGACTACAAAAATATCTTATAATTAGGAGGCTAATACAATGTCTGAGAAAGTTACTGCTATGATCGAAGAGATCAAGGGTTTGACCGTTCTGGAGCTGAGCGAGCTGGTACACGCTCTGGAGGAAGAGTTCGGCGTTTCCGCCGCCGCTATGGCTGCTCCCGCTGCCGGCGCTGCTGCTCCCGCTGCTGAGGAGAAGACCGAGTTTGATGTGGTTCTGGTTGGCTTCGACGCCGCTCAGAAGATCAAGGTCATCAAGTCCGTCCGCGAGATCACCGGCCTGGGCCTGGCTGAGGCCAAGAAGGCTGTTGAGGAGACTCCCACCACTCTGAAGGAAGCCCTGTCCAAGGACGACGCAGAGAACATGAAGAAGGAGCTGGAGGAAGTCGGCGCCAAGATCGAGCTGAAGTAATTCTCCAACGATTCAATTGTGTAAAAAAGAGGATGCCGAGAGGCGTCCTCTTTTTTTGCGTGGAGAAGGGGACGGGGGATGCGGATTGCCACGGGCGCGGAGCGCCCTCGCAATGACAGGGGTTTTTGTAAGGGGTGCGGGGGCGGCGGGCCGATGTGGGGAACGAACTGAGCGCTGCCGGTGGCAGAGGAAGCGAGGTGAGCGAGTGGCCGCGGTCAAAATTTCCAGCGTCCGCCGTAAGGCAGCGCAGAAATTTTGGGCACCGCAACAGGATCATCGGCCCCTACGAAATGGTTTGTAGGGGCGGATGACTCTGTCCGCCCGGGATGGCACACAATATTTTTGTAGGGCAGGGCCCGTGTGCCCTGCCGGGAGTGCGGTACAAGGCCGGGCGGCGGGGGGAGGGCACCCCGCCCTACGGGGGCACAAGAAGCACGGCAAAACGGGGCGTCGAGGACGCCGCCCCCTACGGATGGGGAACGCGTGCCACCGTGAGGATTGCCCCTACGGAGGGGGTGTAAGGGGTAAATGGGCGTAAAAAAGCCGACCTCGGGGGAGGTCGGCGGATGGGGTGGAATGAATGGGTCAAATTTCCAGTTCATATATGCCCATGACTTCGTTGGGATCGGCCAGAGGGACTACCTGCTGACGCAGAGAGGGCTCACACCGCCAGGCCATGCCGCAGTCGGCGGTGATGGACCGGGGCACGGGAACGATGCGCCCCGGCAGACCGGCCTGGGTGCAGGTGCGCTCCAGGGCCATGACACCGGCTGTGGTGTAAAAGGTCAGCAGGAGCCATTTCCTTTTTTCCAGCATTGGTTTCCTCCTATGGCGGGGCCGTATCTTACTTCTTGCGCAGGGTCAGCGTCCACTCGTCGCCATTTTCCAGGGCAGCAAAATCATAACCGTTGTGATGGGCGAAGCGCTGAATATTTTCCACGGCGCAGGGAGCGTCGGTGAGCACCGCCAGCTGGGCGGGATCGGTCTTTTTGATCTCCTCCTGCACCATCAGCAGGGGAACCGGGCAGGAAAAGCCTCTTGTATCTACCGTTACCATAATCAGGCCTCCTTCTTGCGCAGGATGTTGCACAGGGAGATCACCAGCAGCACCACAAAGGCGATGGCCACGGCCACCTTGGCGTTGGTGGTGACGGCGTACTTCACATACGCACCGGCCTCGTTGACACCGGGATCGGCGCCGCTGGCCAGCTTCAGATTATGGGCCAGAGCGGCACCGCCCATCATACCCAGAACGGTGACGGCGCTGTCGCCATTGCCGGAGCCGGCCAAAACCAGCTGACGCAGGGGGCAGCCGCCCAGGAGCACGGAGCCCCAGCCGACGATGACCATGCCCAGCAGGTTCCAGATGTGGTTGGAGTGGGCAATGGGCTGGGACAGGAAGGAGAAGGCGGTGAAGTTGCCCATGATCAGGTTACCCACCAGCACCACCACAAAGATGGCCACGGAGCCCCAAAGCAGGTGGGGATCCTTCAGCATAACGGTGTCACGCACGCCGCCGGCCATGCACAGACGGGAGCGCTGGGCCAGGGCACCAACCACCAGAGCTACGGCGAAGGCTACCAGCACAGGGGCGTGCATGGAGCCAGGGCCCTTCTCGGAGGCATTGAACAGGGTGGGGACCAGCAGAGCCAGGGCAAACAGCACCAGCATGATGACCGGCAGGACAAAGCCCTCGGTCTTCTTGGCCTGGTAGGCACGGCCCAGGTTGAAGCCCTTCTTCAGGAACACGGTGCCGATAATGGCGCCGATGACGAAGCCCAGAAGACCCACGAAGGCGTTGAGGTCGCCGCCGCCCATACGCAGCAGCATACGAAGGGGACAGCCCAGGAACACCAGAGCACCGATCATCACCAGGGCGCCCACGGCGAAACGGGTGGCGGGGGAGGAACCGGCCTGGGCGCGGAATTCCTTGCCGATAAGGGCCATGATGCAGGAGCCCAGGACAATGCCGATGACCTCGGGACGGACATACTGCACCACGGCTGCGCTGTGCAGACCCAGGGCACCGGCAATGTCACGCTCGAAGCAGGCAATGCAGAAGCCCATGTTCTTGGGGTTGCCCAGAGCCTGCAGAAGCAGGGCGGCCAGGCCCACCACAACGCCCGTGACGATTACGAGCCAGTTCTCTTTGAAAAACCTTTTCATTTTATAATGGATCCTTTCTCTCTTTACAGAATGCTTACAAGGCCCATTATATAAGGCGCTTTTTCTCCCGTCCAACGGTCTTTTTCAATGAAATTTTCTATTTATTCAAAAAATCAATAACAATCGGCTGAAATCGTCTGCCTTGACAGAGAATTACGGTTTTTATATAATAAAACTGAAAAAAAGGGGGAGAGAACCATGGTCGAATACACTTTGCGGCAGTTGGAGGTGTTTGCGGCGGCGGCGGAGCAGGAGAGCCTGACCCGGGCTGCGGAGCTGCTGCACCTGACCCAGTCCACTGCCAGCACACATTTGCGCACGCTGGAGCAGTGCCTGGGGGTGCCGCTGCTGCTGCGCCGGGGCCAGGGGGGTGTGACCCTTACGGAGGACGGGCATCGGCTCTATCCTATGGTGAAGAAGATCCTCTCCCAATGCCAAACACTGGAGGCGGCGGCCCGGGACCCGGAGCGTCAGACGGCGCTGCCCCTTTTGCTGGGGGCGTCTACGGTGCCGGGGCAGTATATGCTGCCGGAGCTGATGGCCGCATTTTTGCAGAGACACCCGACCTACCGCTATGAGCTGCGCCATGGCGACTCCGCGCAGGTCCACAAGCTGCTCCAAAGCGGGCAGGTGCGGTTTGGCTTTGTGGGGTCCCGGTCCGAGGGGGATGCCATGGTCTACTATCCCCTGCAGGAGGACGAGCTGGTGATGGTGACGCCCAACACGGCCCGCTATCAGGCGCTGCTGCGTCGGGGAGCCTGGGGACGGGAGCTTTTGGGCGAGCCCACTATTGCCCGGGAGCAGGGGTCCGGCACAGATCGGACCCTGCAGCGGTATATGGCCCGAATGGGATACGATCCCCGGGATCTGCACATTGTGGCGCGGCTGGACGATCCGGAGACCATTAAGCGCATGGTGACCCAGGGAGCCGGGGTGTCGGTGCTGTCGGCCCTGTCGGTGCGGCAGGAGCGGAAGGACGGACGGGCGCTGGTATTCCCCATGGACGGGGAGGGCTTGCGGCGAACCATTTATTTGGCCCATCGGCAAAATTTGGCCTGCACGGCAGGGGAGAAGCAGTTTTTGAGTTTTGTGCAAGGGTATTATCAAAAGTAACCATCAGTTGACAAGGGCAGACATGGTTTTGACGGGCAGAAATACGCCCATACCGCGTCAAGCCCCTTGGAAATACGACAAGTATTCCCTGCGGATCTTTCCTTGTCCGGACAAATTTCTGCGCGGCAAAACTGCTTCGCACCTGCCAGCGATGGATTTCCGAGCGATTTTTGGCTTTTGAGCCGCAGGCGGGCTGGCGCCCGCCAAGGTGAGAAGGGCAAAAAGCGCCGCAAAGGCGCACTGGCAGGCGTGTTTGCCTTTGTCAACCGATGGTAACGAGCAAACAGAAAAAAAGCCCTCCCGTAGGAGGGCTTTTTTGATGCTTGCTGGTTGCCTCGGGCAATGAAACCGTATGGCCTTAGAGGCGGGCAATGACAGACTCGACCAGCTGCCGGAGATGGTGGCTGCTGCGGTTGGCGGCGGCCAGGACCTCCTGGTGGGAGTGCTTCTTTTCGGCGATGCCGGTGGCCATGTTGGTAATGCAGGCGATGCCCAGGACCTCCAGGCCCAGGTAGTTGGCGGCGATGGCCTCGGGGACGGTGGACATGCCGATGGCATCGGCCCCCAGGGCGCGATAGGCGCGAATTTCAGCGGCGGTCTCATAGCAGGGGCCGGGGAAAATAGCGTACACGCCCTCCTTGCAGGGAATGCCCAGCTCCCGGGCGGCGGCCTTAGCCAGATCGCGCAGGCGGAGGGAGTAAACCTCGGTCATATCCGGGAAGCGGGGGCCGAAGCGCTCGTCATTTTCGCCGATAAGAGAATTGGCTCCCAGCATATTGATGTGGTCCGTCAGAAGCATCAGGTCACCGGGCTGGAGGGTGCGGTCGATGCCGCCGCAGGCGTTGGTGAGGAGCAGTGTCTGGACGCCCAGGAGCTTCAGCACATACATGGGGTAGGTGACCTGACGCATGGTAAAGCCCTCGTAGTAGTGGAAGCGGCCCTGAAGGGCGGCTACCGTTTGCCCTGCCAGGCGGCCAATGACCAGGTTCCCGGCATGGCCCGCCACAGTGGAGCGGGGGAAATGGGGAATGTCGGCATAGGGGAGGACGGTTTTATCCTCCATGGAATCCACCAGGCCGCCCAGGCCGCTGCCCAGGACCACACCGCAGGTGGGCCGCAGGGGGCAGTGGGAGAGGATGTAGTCGGCGGAGCTTTGAACGGTTTCGTAAAAATTGGACATGAGTGAGCCTCCTTTGATTGAGATAGAGAAAAGATGAAAGTGGAAAGGAAAAAGATGGGCTTTGAAAAACGGGTTGCATTGTCGGGGCGGAGACTCTGTCCGCCCGCCGGGATTGCACCGCATTTCTTATAATGTGTCATTGCGAACCAGTGACCGATGTCACTGGTGTGGCAATCCGTGCCCCCGTCCCTAAGGCCCCCTTGCCTAAAGGGTTTTTGCAAGAAATGCGGTGTGCGGGCCGATGTGGGCATCGGCCCCTACGGCATGTAAGGGGTGCGTAGGGCGGGCTGCCCTCAGCCCGCTACCTGATAGCCACCGCACCAGCACGGCGGCGTGAGGGCACGCCGCCCTACGGGCGAGTTACAAGGGGTGCGGTGGTCAGCCTTTTTTATGGCTGGCGAAGTAGTTTTCCAGCACTTGCAGGCTCTCCTGGCGGAGGACACCGGGGGTGACCTGGGGGTGCCAGAAGGAATTTTCAAAGACCAGGGCAGAGCAGTTACAGCCCTTATTGCCAAGGATGGTCTCCAGGTCGTCGTTGCTGGCGCCGTAGACCAGGCGGCCCAGCTTCACCCACACCAGAGCACCGCTGCACATGAAGCAGGGCTCGCAGCTGGCGTACATGGTGTACTCGTGCAGATCGGTGATGCCCGTTTGGGCGCAGAACTCCCGAATGAGACCCGCTTCGCCGTGAAAACTGGGATCGTGGCGGGTATAAATTTGATTTTCGTTTTCAAAAACGATCTCGCCGTCCTTTACCAGCACCGCGCCGAAGGGCTCGTTGCCGTGGGCCACGGCGGATTTGGAAAGCGCAATGGCCCGGCGCATGAAAAAATCATCGTTATGCATGCGTTTGCCTCCTTACTTGATTTTCTTTTCCCGGTCGATTTTCTCCTCCGTCTCCCGGCGGATGGCCTGGCGGAGGGCGGTGAGGTAGGGGGAGAAGGCCACATTGCCCTGGGCGTAGGTGAGGTTCAGGCTGTATTCGTTCTCCGTCCAGGTGGAGAGATCGGACTCGTTGTGCTGGATGACCGCCTCCAGCTTGTCCAGGGCCTTGTAGATTTTGGCTTCCTCTGTTTCCAGGGCGGCCATTTCCCGGTACAGCGTGCGCATTTCGGCGGCGTAGGGGGCGGGGAGGGCGTCTACCCACGCATGCAGCAGGCGCTCCTCCCGGGCCTCATCGGCAGGGGTTTTGCTGAAGCTGGGGATGTCGCCGGTGAAGCACTCCCCTAAATCGTGAATCAGGCACATCCGCAGGACCTTGTCCATATCCGCCCGGGGAAATTCATCCCGGAGAAAGAAGGCCATGAGAGCCAGACGCCAGCTGTGCTCGGCCACACTCTCCCGGCGGCCGCCGGAGGTGCAGCAGTGGCGGGTGATGTCCTTCAGCTTTTCTGCGGTGTGCAGTATGAGGAGCAGTTCGTCAGGTTGCATGGCCGTCCTCCTTATCCGTCGTTTCCGTAAGACCGTAGGCTGCCATGGCTTTATGCAAAATGGCCTCGGGGTCACAGCCGTCTATATCCAGCAGCTCCGCCTTCACAAGCTCCGCCTCGGGGATACCGAAATTCTCCGTGGCCATGGCCCGAAGCTGGTCGAAGCCGAAGCGGGGGTCGTAGGGGCCGCCGGAGGTGGAGACATAGTAGAGCTTTTTCGCCCGACACAGGCCCACGGGCAGGCCCGCTTCGCTGTAACGGGTGACGATGCCGGTGACGAAGATGTTTTCCAGGTAAATTTTGAGCTGGGCAGGGAAGGACAGATCCCACAGAGGGGCGGACAGGACGATCTGCTCTGCGGCGGCGAACTGCCGGGCGTAGCGGAACATCTCTGCGCCGTAGTCCTTTTGGGAGAGCAAGGCGTCCCGCAGGGCGATGCGATGGGCATCCATGGGGCGCAGGGGCTCGTCATAGAGCCGCAGCTCCTCATAGGGGCCTAATTTTTGCAGCAGGGCCCGGGCCAGCCGATCCGTGCGGGAGTCGGGCCGGGCGCAGGCATTTACATACAGGATCACGGGTCTGCACCTCCGTTTTTAGAGTTGGATGCGCTCCAGGTCATCGGGGATATAGAGCCCGCCGGCGAAGTATTCGCGGCCCTCCCGGGTGTAGAGCTCCTTGCGCCGGGGGAGATTTTTGTCCTCGGTATGGTAGAGCACCAGATTCTCCACCCCCAGCTCCCGGGCCAGGCGGCAGGCATCGGCCACGGTGGAGTGGTGCTTTTCATAGGGATGGAATACATCAGCCTGGCTGTGCAGGCAGAAGGCCTCGTGGAGGAGCCAGGTACTGCCGCGGACATAGGATTCCTCGCAGTCATGGTAGGGCTCATCGCCGCAGCAGGTGAGCTTTTTTCCGCCGCCTAAATCCATGGAAAAGCCGAACTGGCGGTCCTTGGTGGAGCCGATGTCGAAAAAAGTGGTGCTTCGGCCTATAAGCTCCCGGCTTTCCCCGTCCTCCACCGCCACCAGGTGCAGGCCCTTGTCCAAAAAGCGAAGATGGTTTTCCTGGAGCAGTCCCCGGGCCAGGGTGCGCAGCAGGTCAATGACCTGACTGTGGGCGTAGATGGTGGCCTCCCCTTCGTAGGTGCCCTGGGCCATATTTTGGCAGATCAGGCGCATCATCCAGGCGATGCCGAGGATGTGGTCGATGTGCTTGTGGGTGACGAAAATGGTGCGCAGGTCCCGCCAGTCGATGTGGGCCTCCTGCAGGCGGCGCAGGAGGGTATTGCCTCCGCCTCCGTCCACCAGCAGGTGCTGCTCGCCGCTGCGGAGGACGAAGCAGGTGTTATAGCACCGGGTGACCATGGCACTGCCCGTGCCCAGCATGATAAGTTCCATAGGAGTTGTCCTTTCTGCGTCATTGCAAACATTATAACGCGGATGGGCGAATGGGGCAATAAAAAAATTGTTACCGGGGGACGGATTGCCATAGACGGCGGGCGGGGTAGAACCCCGCTCCGCCGCCCCGGACCACCGGCCTACCTGTTTTGCGTAGGGGAGGGGCTCTGCCCCTCCCGCGGGCGGGGTAGAACCCCGCCCCTACGGATCGTATCAAGAAAAGATTTGCGCCCTCGCAATGACGGTTTTTGCCATAATATAAAAAGGTGCCACGCCGGGGGCTGCGGTCCCCGGCGTGGCGGTTAAAGGAGATATGCGTCTGTTTGCTTATCAGATTTTTGGACTTATCAGATCTTGGCGGAGAGCTTGGT from Vescimonas fastidiosa includes:
- the rplL gene encoding 50S ribosomal protein L7/L12; the encoded protein is MSEKVTAMIEEIKGLTVLELSELVHALEEEFGVSAAAMAAPAAGAAAPAAEEKTEFDVVLVGFDAAQKIKVIKSVREITGLGLAEAKKAVEETPTTLKEALSKDDAENMKKELEEVGAKIELK
- a CDS encoding DUF3343 domain-containing protein; the protein is MLEKRKWLLLTFYTTAGVMALERTCTQAGLPGRIVPVPRSITADCGMAWRCEPSLRQQVVPLADPNEVMGIYELEI
- a CDS encoding sulfurtransferase TusA family protein, whose product is MVTVDTRGFSCPVPLLMVQEEIKKTDPAQLAVLTDAPCAVENIQRFAHHNGYDFAALENGDEWTLTLRKK
- the yedE gene encoding YedE family putative selenium transporter yields the protein MKRFFKENWLVIVTGVVVGLAALLLQALGNPKNMGFCIACFERDIAGALGLHSAAVVQYVRPEVIGIVLGSCIMALIGKEFRAQAGSSPATRFAVGALVMIGALVFLGCPLRMLLRMGGGDLNAFVGLLGFVIGAIIGTVFLKKGFNLGRAYQAKKTEGFVLPVIMLVLFALALLVPTLFNASEKGPGSMHAPVLVAFAVALVVGALAQRSRLCMAGGVRDTVMLKDPHLLWGSVAIFVVVLVGNLIMGNFTAFSFLSQPIAHSNHIWNLLGMVIVGWGSVLLGGCPLRQLVLAGSGNGDSAVTVLGMMGGAALAHNLKLASGADPGVNEAGAYVKYAVTTNAKVAVAIAFVVLLVISLCNILRKKEA
- a CDS encoding selenium metabolism-associated LysR family transcriptional regulator — its product is MVEYTLRQLEVFAAAAEQESLTRAAELLHLTQSTASTHLRTLEQCLGVPLLLRRGQGGVTLTEDGHRLYPMVKKILSQCQTLEAAARDPERQTALPLLLGASTVPGQYMLPELMAAFLQRHPTYRYELRHGDSAQVHKLLQSGQVRFGFVGSRSEGDAMVYYPLQEDELVMVTPNTARYQALLRRGAWGRELLGEPTIAREQGSGTDRTLQRYMARMGYDPRDLHIVARLDDPETIKRMVTQGAGVSVLSALSVRQERKDGRALVFPMDGEGLRRTIYLAHRQNLACTAGEKQFLSFVQGYYQK
- a CDS encoding purine-nucleoside phosphorylase is translated as MSNFYETVQSSADYILSHCPLRPTCGVVLGSGLGGLVDSMEDKTVLPYADIPHFPRSTVAGHAGNLVIGRLAGQTVAALQGRFHYYEGFTMRQVTYPMYVLKLLGVQTLLLTNACGGIDRTLQPGDLMLLTDHINMLGANSLIGENDERFGPRFPDMTEVYSLRLRDLAKAAARELGIPCKEGVYAIFPGPCYETAAEIRAYRALGADAIGMSTVPEAIAANYLGLEVLGIACITNMATGIAEKKHSHQEVLAAANRSSHHLRQLVESVIARL
- a CDS encoding nucleoside deaminase produces the protein MHNDDFFMRRAIALSKSAVAHGNEPFGAVLVKDGEIVFENENQIYTRHDPSFHGEAGLIREFCAQTGITDLHEYTMYASCEPCFMCSGALVWVKLGRLVYGASNDDLETILGNKGCNCSALVFENSFWHPQVTPGVLRQESLQVLENYFASHKKG
- a CDS encoding HD domain-containing protein, coding for MQPDELLLILHTAEKLKDITRHCCTSGGRRESVAEHSWRLALMAFFLRDEFPRADMDKVLRMCLIHDLGECFTGDIPSFSKTPADEAREERLLHAWVDALPAPYAAEMRTLYREMAALETEEAKIYKALDKLEAVIQHNESDLSTWTENEYSLNLTYAQGNVAFSPYLTALRQAIRRETEEKIDREKKIK
- a CDS encoding NAD(P)H-dependent oxidoreductase gives rise to the protein MILYVNACARPDSRTDRLARALLQKLGPYEELRLYDEPLRPMDAHRIALRDALLSQKDYGAEMFRYARQFAAAEQIVLSAPLWDLSFPAQLKIYLENIFVTGIVTRYSEAGLPVGLCRAKKLYYVSTSGGPYDPRFGFDQLRAMATENFGIPEAELVKAELLDIDGCDPEAILHKAMAAYGLTETTDKEDGHAT
- a CDS encoding MBL fold metallo-hydrolase, which translates into the protein MELIMLGTGSAMVTRCYNTCFVLRSGEQHLLVDGGGGNTLLRRLQEAHIDWRDLRTIFVTHKHIDHILGIAWMMRLICQNMAQGTYEGEATIYAHSQVIDLLRTLARGLLQENHLRFLDKGLHLVAVEDGESRELIGRSTTFFDIGSTKDRQFGFSMDLGGGKKLTCCGDEPYHDCEESYVRGSTWLLHEAFCLHSQADVFHPYEKHHSTVADACRLARELGVENLVLYHTEDKNLPRRKELYTREGREYFAGGLYIPDDLERIQL